In Oscillatoria acuminata PCC 6304, a single window of DNA contains:
- a CDS encoding phytanoyl-CoA dioxygenase family protein, whose amino-acid sequence MTQDLQVLRKSIALDPLISLLPQAEDIRYWQNLNPNSRISNQPFEGPTSPPQVSPPQLEEFVSQLREDGYFQTEPLIPPATLAEMRTCIETVKQAGFPAMFALVYDIFYQVMGHFEAIVAEMLGPGYKIVPNYWIYYIDPEDSGKGFEPHRDAEYENTIDSTGMPTVLTLWIAITDANPLNSCMYILPANRDPQYRQAITNLKTEATEFKLEDIRALPTAAGTLSCWDQYVFHWGSRSSKRAKFPRLSLALYCQRGDIPPVEDILIDIPSTLDFKTRLGIICRGLYRYSYLSLKECPEAQPLLTFLESYQVILKTN is encoded by the coding sequence ATGACCCAAGACTTGCAAGTTTTAAGAAAGTCGATTGCCCTCGACCCCTTAATTTCCCTGCTTCCGCAAGCAGAAGATATTCGCTATTGGCAAAACCTGAATCCCAATTCAAGGATTTCCAACCAACCTTTTGAAGGTCCGACTTCACCCCCGCAAGTCAGTCCACCACAACTTGAGGAATTTGTCTCCCAACTGCGAGAAGATGGCTATTTTCAAACCGAACCCCTCATCCCCCCGGCCACCCTGGCGGAAATGAGGACTTGTATTGAAACCGTCAAACAAGCCGGGTTTCCAGCCATGTTTGCCCTAGTCTACGATATCTTTTATCAAGTGATGGGTCACTTTGAAGCAATTGTGGCCGAAATGCTAGGACCAGGGTATAAAATTGTCCCCAATTATTGGATTTACTACATTGATCCGGAAGACAGTGGGAAAGGATTTGAACCCCATCGAGACGCGGAATATGAAAACACCATAGACTCCACAGGAATGCCAACGGTACTAACCCTTTGGATAGCGATTACCGATGCAAATCCGCTCAATTCCTGTATGTACATCCTCCCAGCTAATCGAGACCCTCAGTATCGACAAGCAATTACCAATCTCAAAACCGAAGCTACTGAATTTAAGTTAGAAGATATCAGAGCTTTACCGACAGCAGCAGGAACGCTTTCTTGTTGGGATCAATATGTATTTCACTGGGGAAGTCGCAGTAGCAAACGAGCCAAATTTCCGCGCCTAAGTTTAGCCCTGTATTGTCAACGGGGCGATATTCCTCCGGTTGAAGATATTCTCATCGATATCCCTTCAACCTTAGATTTCAAAACAAGGCTAGGGATAATTTGTCGGGGGTTATATCGCTACTCTTATCTGAGTCTCAAAGAATGTCCCGAAGCCCAACCCTTGTTAACCTTTCTGGAAAGCTATCAGGTAATTCTCAAAACGAATTAA
- a CDS encoding aminotransferase class V-fold PLP-dependent enzyme — MSNNLDLEGQRLTEFSAYWSLDPQITFLNHGSFGACPFPVLAAQEQVRQQLEREPVRFFVREFEPLLDQAREQLAQFVGVDARDLVFVPNATTGVNSVLRSLRFNPGDELLTTDHEYNASRNALEFVADRADTRIVVAPVPFPITSKQEIVEAVMERVTEKTKLVLLDHISSQTGLIFPIEEIIQQLSQFGIETLIDGAHAPGMLPLNLTEIGATYYSGNCHKWLSAPKGAAFLYVRGSHQQKIRPLTISHGANSPRTDKSRFQLEFDWTGTGDPSAYLSVPAAIQFMGSLLPGGWPELMLRNHKLVLSARQMLCETLGLKIPAPSEMIGSMACIPISDGSADELHDQLFDRHQIELQVMPWPKSPQRVIRISAQIYNTFEQYQQLAGVLQQVLAI; from the coding sequence ATGTCAAACAACCTAGATTTAGAAGGGCAGAGACTGACGGAATTTTCCGCTTATTGGTCCCTCGACCCGCAGATTACTTTTTTGAATCACGGTTCTTTTGGGGCCTGTCCCTTCCCAGTGTTAGCAGCCCAAGAACAAGTGCGGCAGCAGCTAGAACGGGAACCTGTGCGATTTTTCGTGCGCGAATTTGAGCCACTTTTGGATCAAGCGCGGGAACAGTTAGCCCAATTCGTTGGGGTGGATGCGCGGGACTTAGTATTTGTGCCCAATGCCACCACCGGGGTGAATTCTGTGCTGCGATCGCTACGGTTTAACCCCGGCGACGAGTTACTCACCACGGACCACGAGTACAACGCCAGTCGCAACGCCTTAGAATTTGTTGCCGATCGCGCCGATACCCGCATTGTTGTCGCCCCAGTTCCTTTCCCCATCACCTCAAAGCAGGAGATTGTCGAAGCAGTAATGGAACGGGTCACCGAAAAAACCAAACTCGTTCTCTTAGACCATATTAGTAGCCAAACGGGATTAATTTTTCCCATTGAGGAAATCATTCAACAGCTTTCCCAATTTGGAATTGAGACTCTGATTGATGGCGCACACGCACCCGGGATGCTACCCCTAAACTTAACCGAAATTGGGGCAACTTACTATAGCGGCAACTGTCATAAATGGTTGTCTGCACCGAAAGGGGCGGCATTTTTGTACGTTAGAGGCAGCCATCAGCAGAAAATTCGACCCCTGACCATCAGTCATGGGGCCAACTCCCCCCGGACTGATAAATCTCGCTTCCAACTAGAATTTGATTGGACCGGGACTGGGGACCCCTCGGCGTATTTATCCGTCCCTGCGGCAATTCAGTTTATGGGGTCCCTCCTACCTGGGGGGTGGCCCGAATTAATGTTAAGAAACCATAAGCTCGTTTTGTCCGCAAGGCAGATGCTGTGCGAGACCCTGGGACTGAAAATCCCGGCCCCCTCAGAAATGATTGGATCAATGGCTTGTATTCCCATTTCTGATGGATCCGCTGACGAATTACATGATCAACTGTTCGATCGCCATCAGATTGAATTACAGGTGATGCCTTGGCCGAAATCTCCCCAACGGGTCATCCGAATTTCGGCTCAGATTTACAATACTTTCGAGCAGTATCAACAGTTGGCGGGAGTGTTGCAGCAGGTGCTGGCTATCTGA
- a CDS encoding NYN domain-containing protein — protein MPRSSARPLLLVDGYNIIGLWSKLKTKRDFDGLEASRRELIESLINYSAFEGLDTLVVFDAHSRHEPCYTEVISKSLSVCYTDFGQTADTYIEKTCATFRRNLGNLHRRLIVATSDRAQQQTVLGYGAEWMSALQFAQAIEATERRCRSKQKTRNKPSSRFLVSGLDAEAQQRLAQLRRGL, from the coding sequence ATGCCACGCTCCTCAGCGCGACCTTTATTGCTCGTGGATGGATACAACATCATAGGACTCTGGTCGAAGCTCAAAACCAAGCGAGACTTTGACGGGTTAGAAGCATCCCGCCGAGAACTAATCGAGTCGCTGATCAACTACAGCGCCTTTGAAGGATTAGACACTCTGGTGGTTTTTGATGCTCACTCTCGCCATGAACCCTGCTACACCGAAGTCATCTCGAAAAGTTTATCCGTCTGCTACACCGATTTTGGGCAAACCGCAGACACCTATATTGAAAAAACCTGTGCCACCTTTCGGCGAAATTTGGGAAACCTCCATCGCCGGTTAATTGTGGCGACCTCAGACCGGGCTCAACAGCAAACGGTTTTAGGATATGGGGCGGAATGGATGTCAGCGTTGCAGTTCGCCCAAGCGATCGAAGCGACAGAACGTCGTTGCCGGAGTAAACAGAAAACCCGCAACAAGCCCTCTAGTCGGTTTTTGGTCTCGGGACTGGATGCGGAAGCTCAACAGCGACTTGCGCAGTTGCGGCGGGGTTTGTAG
- a CDS encoding energy-coupling factor ABC transporter ATP-binding protein, which produces MNPNSPSDDRPNAIVVQDLCFNWPSGAAVLKSCSLAVPQGEFWMLLGTNGSGKSTLLRLLAGLLSPRDGQISISRPVGFVFQNPDHQLVMPTVGADVAFGLVEENLTLAQTRHRVEEALTAVNLLPLQRRPIYALSGGQKQRVAIAGAIARHCEVLLLDEPTALLDPDSQLDLVAQVQRLVKSRGLTALWVTHRFEELAYCDGAFLLEQGRMVDAGNPQPLIQRLMEYEDLE; this is translated from the coding sequence ATGAACCCGAACTCTCCCAGTGACGATCGCCCAAACGCGATCGTTGTGCAGGACCTCTGCTTTAACTGGCCCTCTGGAGCAGCGGTGTTAAAATCCTGCTCCTTGGCTGTTCCCCAGGGCGAATTTTGGATGCTCCTGGGGACCAATGGCAGTGGAAAATCCACGTTACTCCGGTTACTGGCGGGTTTACTCTCCCCAAGGGATGGTCAAATTTCTATTTCTCGTCCCGTGGGGTTTGTGTTCCAAAACCCGGATCATCAGTTGGTGATGCCGACAGTGGGAGCCGATGTCGCCTTTGGGTTGGTGGAGGAAAATCTCACCCTGGCTCAAACTCGGCATCGGGTGGAAGAGGCGCTCACAGCGGTCAACTTACTCCCTCTGCAACGACGTCCGATTTATGCTCTGAGTGGAGGTCAAAAGCAGCGGGTGGCCATTGCTGGGGCGATCGCCCGCCATTGCGAGGTTCTGTTATTAGATGAGCCAACCGCTTTACTGGACCCCGACAGTCAGTTAGACCTCGTGGCTCAAGTCCAGCGGTTGGTGAAAAGCCGAGGTTTAACGGCACTCTGGGTCACCCATCGTTTTGAGGAATTAGCTTATTGCGATGGGGCTTTCCTGCTGGAGCAGGGGCGGATGGTCGATGCGGGAAATCCGCAGCCGCTGATCCAACGGTTGATGGAATATGAGGATTTAGAGTGA
- the psbD gene encoding photosystem II D2 protein (photosystem q(a) protein) has translation MTIAVGRAQAERGWFDVLDDWLKRDRFVFIGWSGLLLFPCAYLAVGGWLTGTTFVTSWYTHGLASSYLEGCNFLTVAVSTPPNSLGHSLLFLWGPEAQGDFTRWFQLGGLWTFVALHGAFGLIGFCLRQLEIARLLGIRPYNGLAFTGPIAVFVSVFLIYPLGQSGWFFAPSFGVAAIFRFLLFFQGFHNWTLNPFHMMGVAGILGGALLCAIHGATVENTLFEDGEGSNTFRAFEPTQAEETYSMVTANRFWSQIFGIAFSNKRWLHFFMLFVPVTGLWMSAIGVVGLGLNLRAYDFVSQELRAAEDPEFETFYTKNILLNEGIRAWMAPVDQPHENFEFPEEVLPRGNAL, from the coding sequence ATGACGATTGCAGTCGGACGCGCACAGGCAGAGCGGGGATGGTTTGACGTCCTCGACGACTGGCTAAAACGCGATCGCTTTGTATTTATCGGTTGGTCTGGCCTATTACTCTTCCCCTGCGCCTACCTCGCAGTGGGGGGCTGGCTGACCGGCACCACCTTCGTCACCTCTTGGTACACCCACGGATTAGCTTCCTCCTATTTAGAAGGTTGCAACTTCCTCACGGTAGCCGTTTCAACTCCCCCCAACAGTCTGGGCCATTCCCTGCTGTTCCTCTGGGGTCCTGAAGCCCAAGGCGACTTCACTCGGTGGTTTCAACTCGGCGGTCTGTGGACCTTTGTCGCCCTGCATGGGGCCTTTGGTCTGATTGGCTTCTGCCTGCGTCAGTTGGAAATTGCCCGCCTGTTAGGGATTCGTCCCTACAACGGACTCGCCTTTACCGGACCCATTGCGGTGTTCGTCAGCGTGTTCTTGATTTACCCCTTGGGTCAATCGGGCTGGTTCTTTGCTCCGAGCTTTGGCGTTGCTGCTATCTTCCGATTCCTGTTGTTCTTCCAAGGGTTCCATAACTGGACCCTCAACCCCTTCCACATGATGGGAGTGGCGGGTATCCTGGGCGGTGCACTGCTGTGCGCCATTCATGGAGCCACCGTGGAAAACACCTTGTTTGAAGATGGTGAAGGTTCCAACACCTTCCGCGCCTTTGAACCAACTCAGGCGGAAGAAACCTACTCGATGGTTACCGCCAACCGTTTCTGGTCTCAAATTTTTGGGATTGCCTTCTCCAACAAGCGCTGGCTGCACTTCTTTATGTTGTTTGTGCCGGTAACAGGCTTGTGGATGAGTGCGATCGGGGTCGTGGGCTTAGGTTTAAACCTGCGTGCTTATGACTTCGTGTCTCAAGAACTGCGGGCTGCGGAAGACCCAGAATTTGAAACCTTCTACACTAAGAATATTCTTCTGAATGAAGGGATTCGGGCTTGGATGGCTCCGGTTGACCAGCCTCACGAAAACTTCGAGTTCCCTGAAGAAGTTCTACCTCGCGGTAACGCTCTGTAG
- a CDS encoding 4a-hydroxytetrahydrobiopterin dehydratase, whose amino-acid sequence MAQVLPETEIQERLRQLPGWSREGKMLHCERKFKDFVEAIAFVNQLVEPAETAAHHPDLEISYNKVTISLTTHDAGGLTEKDFQMAQTISELK is encoded by the coding sequence ATGGCTCAAGTGTTACCAGAAACGGAGATTCAGGAGCGATTGCGTCAGCTTCCGGGTTGGAGCCGAGAGGGAAAAATGTTGCACTGTGAAAGAAAATTTAAAGATTTTGTTGAGGCGATCGCCTTTGTTAATCAATTAGTTGAGCCCGCCGAAACCGCTGCACATCACCCGGACCTAGAAATTTCTTATAACAAAGTCACCATTAGTTTAACCACTCATGATGCTGGGGGCTTAACCGAAAAAGACTTTCAGATGGCCCAGACCATCTCCGAGTTGAAATAA
- a CDS encoding HD family phosphohydrolase, whose amino-acid sequence MNSNRTVKNHPLGVFHTPELSNEYVTRAELVEELLDIGAALSSTYDLGALLTLILTKSRELTCSDAGSVYLVDHNDEEVPKLLFKVAQNDSLPQVSFQEFAIPLTPKSLAGYVALTGESLNLADAYALPPTVPYQLERSVDRDIEYSTRSVLVLPMQNRQGEMIGVLQLINRKTKADVVVTPENVTEVTQPYSEWEERIVRSLASQAAISIERNHLQESIENLFEGFVTASVQVIEARDPCTFGHSERVAELTVRLSQEANTVTTGPMRDVKFSVRQIQEVRYAALLHDFGKVGVPEAILVKQKKLYPSQLEVIRHRFALAERTMEMECAQNKFRYLIEHPSHRHRDSENACSHCQELQELDNQLQEKIEQLNSYWKLLLEANEPRILAEEPLARLRELSQQIYRDVDGQLKPLIDPDEITQLLIPKGNLTPEERLSIEYHVTHTYEFLKRIPWTRDLKDVPKIAFGHHEKIDGSGYPRGLKGSEIPIQAQIMTIADIYDALTAGDRPYKRGLPVEAALRILREEAIHNKINADLLELFEHRQVFSVLGHSQEIVTLESA is encoded by the coding sequence GTGAACAGCAATCGGACAGTAAAAAATCACCCGCTTGGGGTCTTCCATACCCCAGAATTAAGCAACGAATATGTAACGAGAGCGGAATTAGTAGAGGAGCTATTAGATATTGGCGCAGCGCTTTCGAGTACCTATGATTTGGGAGCGTTGTTAACCCTGATTTTAACCAAGAGCCGAGAACTAACCTGTAGCGATGCAGGGAGTGTTTACCTTGTCGATCACAATGATGAAGAAGTCCCCAAGTTGTTGTTTAAGGTAGCACAGAACGATTCTCTGCCTCAAGTTTCCTTTCAGGAATTTGCCATACCCCTGACGCCTAAAAGCTTGGCCGGTTATGTCGCCCTCACCGGAGAAAGCCTAAATCTGGCTGATGCCTACGCCTTGCCCCCCACGGTTCCTTATCAGCTAGAGCGTAGTGTTGATCGAGATATTGAATACTCGACTCGTTCGGTCTTGGTGCTGCCCATGCAAAACCGTCAGGGGGAAATGATCGGCGTACTCCAACTGATTAATCGCAAGACTAAGGCCGATGTGGTCGTCACCCCAGAAAATGTCACCGAAGTCACCCAGCCTTATTCAGAATGGGAAGAGCGAATCGTTAGAAGTTTGGCCTCCCAAGCGGCGATCTCTATCGAACGGAATCATTTGCAAGAAAGTATTGAAAATCTGTTCGAGGGTTTTGTGACCGCCTCGGTGCAAGTCATTGAAGCACGGGATCCTTGTACTTTTGGACATTCTGAGCGGGTGGCTGAACTGACCGTGCGCCTTAGTCAAGAGGCCAATACGGTGACGACTGGACCTATGCGAGATGTCAAGTTTAGCGTTCGTCAAATTCAAGAAGTGCGCTACGCGGCTTTATTGCATGATTTTGGCAAAGTTGGGGTCCCTGAAGCAATTTTAGTTAAGCAGAAAAAGCTCTATCCATCACAATTAGAGGTGATCCGCCATCGCTTTGCTTTAGCGGAACGAACGATGGAAATGGAATGCGCCCAAAATAAGTTTAGGTATTTGATTGAGCATCCTTCTCATCGTCATCGCGACTCCGAAAACGCCTGTTCTCATTGTCAGGAGCTACAGGAACTCGACAATCAACTCCAAGAAAAGATAGAGCAACTGAATAGTTACTGGAAACTCTTGTTAGAGGCCAATGAACCGCGCATACTCGCGGAAGAACCCCTCGCGCGCCTCCGAGAACTTTCTCAACAGATCTATCGAGATGTAGATGGTCAATTAAAACCCTTGATCGATCCGGATGAAATCACGCAACTGCTGATCCCCAAGGGGAATCTGACTCCAGAAGAACGCTTGTCGATTGAATATCATGTGACTCATACCTATGAGTTTTTGAAGCGCATTCCCTGGACCCGGGATCTCAAAGATGTGCCGAAGATCGCTTTCGGCCATCATGAAAAAATCGATGGATCAGGGTACCCAAGGGGATTGAAAGGATCTGAAATTCCGATCCAGGCCCAGATTATGACCATTGCTGATATTTATGATGCGCTCACCGCAGGCGATCGCCCCTACAAGAGAGGATTGCCTGTAGAAGCGGCCCTCAGAATTCTGCGGGAAGAAGCTATTCATAACAAAATTAACGCGGACCTATTAGAGTTATTTGAGCATCGTCAAGTTTTTTCAGTCCTGGGCCACTCTCAAGAGATCGTCACCCTCGAAAGCGCTTAA
- a CDS encoding iron uptake porin, whose amino-acid sequence MSKVLWNSLLVSPAVLTSALVGAALASVVGAPEAIASETQADSMPVAQTNELAAPTAFSAGGFDLIAQVQQDAPSATETANVLQQLNQYSREGGGTNNIAQVTSVSQLRDVQPTDWAFQALQSLVERYRCIAGYPDGTFRGNRALTRYEFAAGLNACLERINEIIAAQLEGILNRDDLLTLQRLTEEFAAELATLRGRVDALEVRVAEIEANQFSTTTKLFGESIFALSLAEGGNSVGGDVDSGVQFGTRTRLNFDTSFTGRDLLRTRLEINNLDAFSGTNTFTPEGDLKFAIDDPYQAGDTTVRLDSLLYSTTVGPANVVFMANAGAADDFASTITPLDGDGGSGALSRFGTRAPIYNMVRGAGIGLTFDAGPAEVSLGYLAENASTPTRRNGLTDGPYGALAQLVFKPVTGLQLGLTYVNAYRSDMRTGSQLATPVSSLAPPDGLTTISNAYGVQLGYDTGAFAFGGWAGYTNARILDQGLKGDLGIWNWAVNLAVNAGPPGSQFGLVVGMEPRVTNDDFNGALEDTDTSLHVEGFYQYQLTENIAITPGFVWLTAPDHNDLNDDVVIGTIRTTFRF is encoded by the coding sequence ATGTCTAAAGTATTGTGGAATTCTCTGTTGGTTAGTCCAGCAGTTTTAACCTCGGCGTTAGTTGGAGCGGCCTTAGCGTCCGTGGTGGGCGCACCTGAAGCGATCGCCTCCGAAACCCAAGCTGATTCTATGCCTGTGGCGCAAACCAATGAGTTGGCTGCACCCACTGCATTTTCAGCCGGTGGATTTGACCTAATCGCCCAAGTTCAACAAGACGCACCGTCGGCCACTGAAACCGCCAACGTTTTACAACAACTCAATCAATACAGTCGGGAAGGGGGTGGCACTAACAACATTGCCCAAGTCACCTCCGTGTCTCAACTCCGGGACGTGCAACCCACGGACTGGGCGTTCCAAGCCCTACAATCCCTAGTTGAGCGCTATCGCTGTATCGCAGGTTATCCCGATGGGACCTTCCGTGGGAACCGCGCCTTAACTCGTTATGAATTTGCCGCAGGTTTAAACGCCTGTTTAGAGCGCATCAACGAAATTATTGCAGCCCAGCTTGAAGGAATTCTCAACAGAGACGATCTATTAACCCTCCAGCGCTTAACTGAAGAGTTTGCCGCAGAACTGGCAACCTTGCGCGGTCGGGTAGATGCCCTCGAAGTGCGCGTCGCTGAAATCGAAGCCAATCAGTTCTCCACCACCACCAAACTCTTTGGTGAATCTATCTTCGCCTTATCTTTAGCAGAAGGAGGAAATAGTGTCGGTGGCGACGTCGATAGCGGTGTTCAATTTGGTACCCGCACTCGGTTAAACTTCGATACCAGCTTCACAGGCCGAGATCTACTCAGAACTCGACTCGAAATCAACAACCTGGATGCCTTCTCTGGCACCAACACCTTCACTCCCGAAGGGGACCTGAAATTTGCAATTGACGACCCTTACCAAGCTGGAGATACCACGGTCCGTTTAGACAGCTTGTTATATAGCACGACCGTTGGCCCTGCTAATGTTGTCTTTATGGCCAATGCTGGGGCAGCAGATGACTTCGCCAGCACCATCACCCCCCTCGACGGCGATGGTGGTAGCGGTGCTCTATCTCGGTTCGGGACCCGCGCTCCCATTTACAACATGGTTCGGGGTGCTGGGATTGGTTTGACCTTCGATGCAGGCCCTGCAGAAGTTAGCCTCGGCTACTTAGCAGAAAATGCCTCGACTCCTACCCGTCGCAACGGCTTAACCGATGGCCCTTACGGAGCCTTAGCCCAATTGGTGTTTAAACCCGTTACGGGTCTCCAACTCGGTCTGACTTACGTCAATGCCTACCGTAGCGATATGCGTACAGGTAGCCAACTCGCTACTCCTGTATCTTCTCTAGCCCCACCGGATGGCTTAACCACCATCAGCAACGCTTATGGGGTTCAACTCGGCTATGATACGGGAGCCTTTGCTTTCGGAGGCTGGGCCGGTTACACCAACGCTCGTATCCTCGACCAAGGTCTCAAAGGCGACTTGGGCATCTGGAACTGGGCTGTTAACTTAGCGGTTAACGCTGGACCTCCGGGCAGCCAATTTGGTCTAGTCGTGGGTATGGAACCTCGGGTCACCAACGATGATTTTAATGGAGCGCTCGAAGATACGGATACTTCTCTGCACGTTGAAGGGTTTTACCAATATCAACTGACGGAGAATATTGCCATTACTCCGGGCTTTGTCTGGTTGACCGCTCCAGATCATAACGATCTCAACGATGATGTGGTAATTGGAACCATCCGGACCACTTTCCGATTCTAA
- a CDS encoding iron uptake porin: MSKVLWNSLLVSPAVLASALVGATLGSGVAGSEAIASEIPADWMPTAQANEFAQPTEFSASGVDLTGAIAQVQDAPSATETANILQQLTEYGSEANSGLITQVTSVSQLRDVQPTDWAFQALQSLVERYRCIAGYPDGTFRGNRALTRYEFAAGLNACLERINEIIAAQIEGVLGRDDLITLQRLVEEFGAELATLRGRVDALEVRVTELEANQFSTTTKLFGESIFALSLAEGGNSVGGETDSGVQFGTRTRLAFVTSFTGNDFLYTRLQINNLDAFSGTNTFTPEGDLKFGVGPYASGSTNVELDWLAYETTVGNARVVFLPVGGIVADFASTITPLDGDGGSGALSRFGTRAPIYNMVEGSGIGLNFDAGPAEVSLGYLARNAGTPTRRNGLFDGAYGALAQVVFKPVTGLQLGLTYVNAYRTDMATGSQLATPVSSLAPPDGLTTISNAYGVQLGYDTGTFAFGGWAGYTNARILDQGLKGDLGIWNWAVNLAVNAGPPGSQFGLVVGMEPRVTKDNFNGALEDPDTSLHVEGFYQYQLTENIAITPGFIWLTAPDHNDLNDDVVIGTLRTTFRF, from the coding sequence ATGTCTAAAGTATTGTGGAATTCTCTGTTGGTTAGTCCAGCAGTATTAGCTTCGGCGTTAGTTGGAGCGACTTTAGGGTCCGGAGTGGCTGGCTCAGAGGCGATCGCCTCGGAAATCCCAGCGGACTGGATGCCAACGGCTCAGGCGAATGAGTTCGCCCAACCTACTGAATTTTCGGCAAGTGGCGTTGACTTAACCGGGGCGATCGCCCAAGTCCAAGATGCACCCTCGGCCACAGAAACGGCCAACATCTTACAACAACTCACTGAATACGGATCCGAAGCGAATAGTGGTCTGATCACCCAAGTCACCTCCGTCTCTCAGTTGCGGGACGTGCAACCCACGGACTGGGCGTTCCAAGCCCTACAATCCCTAGTTGAGCGCTATCGCTGTATCGCAGGTTATCCCGATGGGACCTTTCGTGGCAACCGCGCATTGACTCGTTATGAATTTGCTGCCGGTTTAAATGCCTGTTTAGAGCGCATCAACGAAATCATTGCCGCTCAAATCGAAGGGGTGCTAGGCAGAGACGACCTGATCACCCTGCAACGGTTAGTTGAAGAGTTTGGGGCTGAACTCGCCACCTTACGGGGTCGGGTGGACGCCCTCGAAGTGCGGGTCACTGAACTAGAAGCCAATCAGTTCTCCACCACCACCAAACTCTTTGGCGAATCCATCTTTGCCTTATCCTTAGCAGAAGGTGGAAATAGCGTCGGAGGCGAAACCGACAGTGGCGTTCAATTTGGAACCCGCACTCGTTTGGCATTTGTGACCAGCTTTACTGGGAACGACTTCCTGTATACCCGACTCCAAATCAATAATCTTGATGCCTTTTCCGGAACGAATACCTTCACCCCGGAAGGCGACCTCAAGTTTGGAGTGGGCCCTTACGCTTCGGGCAGCACCAACGTCGAACTCGATTGGTTGGCGTATGAAACCACTGTTGGCAACGCCCGCGTTGTATTTCTTCCTGTAGGCGGTATTGTGGCAGACTTCGCCAGCACCATCACCCCCTTGGATGGAGATGGTGGCAGCGGCGCTCTGTCTCGTTTCGGGACCCGCGCTCCCATTTACAACATGGTTGAAGGTTCCGGGATTGGCTTGAATTTTGATGCCGGTCCTGCAGAAGTCAGCCTGGGGTATTTAGCTCGAAATGCTGGAACGCCGACCCGCCGCAACGGCCTATTTGATGGGGCTTATGGAGCCTTAGCTCAAGTGGTCTTTAAGCCAGTTACTGGGTTGCAACTGGGTCTGACTTACGTCAATGCCTATCGCACCGATATGGCCACGGGTAGCCAGCTTGCCACTCCCGTTAGCTCCCTGGCACCACCGGATGGGTTAACCACCATCAGTAATGCTTATGGAGTTCAACTCGGTTATGATACGGGAACCTTTGCTTTCGGAGGTTGGGCTGGTTACACCAATGCTCGCATTCTTGACCAAGGTCTCAAAGGCGACCTGGGCATCTGGAACTGGGCTGTTAACTTAGCGGTTAACGCTGGACCTCCGGGTAGCCAATTTGGTCTAGTCGTGGGTATGGAACCCCGAGTCACCAAAGATAATTTTAATGGGGCGCTCGAAGACCCAGACACTTCTTTGCACGTTGAAGGGTTTTATCAATATCAGCTCACGGAGAATATTGCCATTACTCCGGGCTTTATCTGGTTAACCGCTCCGGATCACAACGATCTCAACGATGATGTGGTGATTGGAACCCTTCGGACCACATTTAGATTCTAA
- a CDS encoding RrF2 family transcriptional regulator has translation MELSCKSEYALLALLELASQYDKGEPLQIRQIAAQQNIPDRYLEQLLASLRRCGLVRSQRGAKGGYLLAREPWKITLLDVVTCIEGLDAGLSENDSTPKTLENEVIRDVWKEAQEASKSVLQKYTLKDVCELRNAKQQGNIMYYI, from the coding sequence GTGGAACTTTCCTGTAAAAGTGAATACGCGCTGTTAGCCCTCTTAGAGTTAGCAAGCCAATATGATAAAGGAGAGCCGCTACAAATTCGCCAGATAGCTGCTCAACAAAATATTCCTGACCGTTACTTAGAGCAACTTTTAGCCTCCTTACGTCGCTGTGGTCTAGTCCGCAGTCAAAGGGGCGCAAAAGGCGGTTATCTTTTGGCTCGGGAACCTTGGAAAATCACCCTTTTAGATGTGGTGACCTGCATAGAAGGATTGGATGCCGGACTTTCGGAAAACGATTCAACTCCCAAAACCCTAGAAAATGAAGTCATTCGAGATGTCTGGAAAGAGGCTCAAGAAGCTTCTAAATCTGTCTTGCAAAAATATACCCTGAAAGATGTCTGCGAACTGCGGAATGCCAAGCAGCAGGGCAATATCATGTACTACATTTAA